The Kosakonia sp. SMBL-WEM22 sequence GATCTGCAGGAGTCGGGCACCGATGCCGATCTGCTAAACGAAGCGGGCATTACCACGCTGATTCGCAAAGATGGCTTCCGTTTCTGGGGCAACCGTACCTGCTCCGACGATCCGCTGTTCCTGTTTGAAAACTACACCCGCACCGCGCAGGTGATTGCCGACACCATGGCTGACGCGCATATGTGGGCGGTGGACAAACCGGTCACCGCATCGCTGATCCGCGACATCATTGACGGCATCAACGCAAAATTCCGCGAACTTAAAAGCAATGGCTACATCATCGATGCCACCTGCTGGTTCGATGAAGAGGCGAATGACGCGGCATCGCTAAAGGCGGGCAAGCTCTATATCGATTACGACTATACGCCGGTGCCGCCTCTGGAAAACCTGACCCTGCGCCAGCGCATCACGGATAAGTATCTGGCGAACCTGGTCTCCTCAGTTAACAGCAAGTAAGGAACAGATAGATGGCAATGCCGCGAAAACTCAAATATATGAACGTGTTCCTCAATGGCTTTAGCTATCAGGGGATCGCCAAATCGATCACGCTGCCGAAGCTGACCCGCAAGCTGGAGAACTACCGTGGCGCAGGCATGAACGGCGTAGCACCGATTGATATGGGGCTCGATGACGAAGCCCTGTCGATGGAGTGGTCGCTGGGCGGCTTCCCGGATGCCGCCATCTGGGAACTCTATGGTGCCACCACCGCCGATGCGGTTCCGATTCGCTTTGCCGGCTCCTACCAGCGCGATGACACCGGCGAGACAGTTGCCGTTGAAGTAGTAATGCGTGGCCGGCAGAAAGAGATCGACACCGGTGAGAACAAGCCGGGCGAAGATACCGAGTCCAAAATCTCCGTGGTCTGCAGCTACTTCAAGCTGACGATGGATGGCCAGGAGCTGGTGGAAATAGACACCGTCAACATGGTGGAGAGAGTGAACGGCGTCGATCGCCTTGAGCAGCACCGCCGTAATATCGGCCTGTAATAACCGCCCGGTCAGCCTGCTGGCCGGGTACCTTTTCCCGCGAAGAAGAGAGTGAGGATGCCATGAGCAACGAAACTGACAACGTGATTACCCTGGAAACGCCTGTTAAGCGCGGCGAGCAGGTAATTAACAGCGTGACGCTGATGAAACCCAACGCCGGTACCCTGCGCGGGTTGAGCCTGGCATCGGTGGCGAACGCCGATGTCGACGCGCTGATTAAAGTGCTGCCGCGCATCACTTCACCCTCGCTGACGGAGCAGGAAGTGGGTGCCCTCGACCTGGTCGATATGGTTGCGCTGGCGGGCAAGGTGGTCGGTTTTTTGTCACCGGCTTCGGCACAGTAACTTTTCCGGCCACTCTGTCGGTTGACGATCTGATGGCGGATATTGCGGTGATCTTTCACTGGCCGCCGTCAGAACTTTACCCCCTGAGCCTGACAGAACTCATCACCTGGCGCGAAAAAGCGCTACAGCGAAGCGGAAACAGATATGAGTAACAGCGCAAAATTAGAGGAATTGCTCACGGCTGTTGATCAGGCGACGCGCCCGTTTAAATCGTTGCAGACAGAGAGCCTCTCTCTGTCCGACCACGTCAAAGCAACGGAGAAAGATCTGCGCGGCTTATATAACCAGCTTGCGCAGGTCGACGAGATCACGCGCGCGCAGAACACCATCGTCGCCGTCGATAAACGCATTGAAGCCTTGCGCCAGCGCCAGAGAAAGCTACTGGAGGTGGTTGAGACGCCCGGACAAGTCAGGCTGCTGGAATTTACCGCCCATCAGAAACTTGAGCTCATGCAACGACGCGATACCTTACGTGAAAATATCGCGGCTAAGCAGCAGTCGCTGGCAACAGCCGGTATTACGACGGCCTCACCGTCATCCGCGAAGCAACAGCTGCAAAGCCGGATCGGTGAGACTTCCACCCAGTTGAGCGCCCAGCGGCAGGCGCTTGAACAAGCGCAGAAGCAGGAGCAGCGCCAGCAGCGCGCGGCAAAAATCCAGGCCGTACAGCAGCGCCTTCTCGGCGCAGGCGAAAAGGTCTCTGCCATTGGCGCGAGGGGTATGTCGATTGCCTCGACCGGCTTTGAACTGGGCAAAAAAATCATGCAGCCAGGCTTTGAGGCGTCGCTGAAAAATAGCCCGCTTGCGCCTGCCGCAACGTCCGGTAACGCAGAGCCCGATGTGCAGAAGACCCCCTCAGCTTCCGGAACCGCGGTCGCTACGCTGCAAAACCGTTCAGGAACAGCCGTTGCAACCCTGCAAAACAGTGTCAGTACCCCGGGAACTGCGGTCGCTGCACTGCAGAATAGCGCTGCCGGTCCCGCTGCGGCGATGCAGAACAGTGTCGGTAACCTCGGCACGGATCTCGAAGCGCTGCAGGCGGCTTACCAGTCGTTGAGCGTGGATATCTTCAGTACCCAGGAGTCATCTCTGCGCTCGCTGGTGCAGACCGCGACCCGCTATGTTGGCAAGCTGCAAGAGTGGGTGCAAAACAACCAGGGACTGGTGCAGAGTTTTGGGCTTATCGCCACGGTCGTGGTGGGTATTGCGGGTGCCGTCGGCACCGCGGCGGGCGTTATCGCGCCGGTATTCACCGGTATCAGCACGCTTATCACTCTCGCAACCACATTCGGCAGCGTCTTTACCACCGTTTGCGGCGGGATAGCGGCAGTGCTTGGCTCACTCACGCTACCGATTGTCGCCATTATTGCCGGCGTCGCCGCCGCTGCGCTGCTGATCTATAAGTACTGGGAGCCAATTAGCGCCTTCTTTGGCGGCGTTATTGA is a genomic window containing:
- a CDS encoding phage tail assembly protein, with protein sequence MSNETDNVITLETPVKRGEQVINSVTLMKPNAGTLRGLSLASVANADVDALIKVLPRITSPSLTEQEVGALDLVDMVALAGKVVGFLSPASAQ
- a CDS encoding phage major tail tube protein — encoded protein: MAMPRKLKYMNVFLNGFSYQGIAKSITLPKLTRKLENYRGAGMNGVAPIDMGLDDEALSMEWSLGGFPDAAIWELYGATTADAVPIRFAGSYQRDDTGETVAVEVVMRGRQKEIDTGENKPGEDTESKISVVCSYFKLTMDGQELVEIDTVNMVERVNGVDRLEQHRRNIGL
- a CDS encoding phage tail tape measure protein, with amino-acid sequence MSNSAKLEELLTAVDQATRPFKSLQTESLSLSDHVKATEKDLRGLYNQLAQVDEITRAQNTIVAVDKRIEALRQRQRKLLEVVETPGQVRLLEFTAHQKLELMQRRDTLRENIAAKQQSLATAGITTASPSSAKQQLQSRIGETSTQLSAQRQALEQAQKQEQRQQRAAKIQAVQQRLLGAGEKVSAIGARGMSIASTGFELGKKIMQPGFEASLKNSPLAPAATSGNAEPDVQKTPSASGTAVATLQNRSGTAVATLQNSVSTPGTAVAALQNSAAGPAAAMQNSVGNLGTDLEALQAAYQSLSVDIFSTQESSLRSLVQTATRYVGKLQEWVQNNQGLVQSFGLIATVVVGIAGAVGTAAGVIAPVFTGISTLITLATTFGSVFTTVCGGIAAVLGSLTLPIVAIIAGVAAAALLIYKYWEPISAFFGGVIEGIKTAFAPIAELFAPFQPLFDGIGKVISDIAGWFNNLLTPVKSSQQTLERFGNAGKIFGQLLVEALTLPFKPLKLLIEGVTWLLDKLGVINKQSADAGPDKQPQPTAGGAAFGIVQPPRLENYQAAHPAAGGSYVDQSKSEYNITLQGDMSPGGDGVRQFKDLLAQHEQDKRNNALAQFSATGGYA
- a CDS encoding GpE family phage tail protein yields the protein MADIAVIFHWPPSELYPLSLTELITWREKALQRSGNRYE